CTGTCTCAGCCGCCGTTGCAGACAGGGGGGACAACGCCAAACCTAAACTCAGAGCCAGTGCACTCATTGCTAATGTGGTTTTTTTCATGGTGTTTCGATCTCGATTAACAGATAACGCAAAATTGCTGTGTACATCAGATTCGTTTTATAGCGCGAAGTTCCGGTATAAAGTTTCTGGAAACGGTAAATATTTATTGTTCATCTTTACAAAAGGTTGAATATTATTCAACCGCCATCAGACGGCGGTATTCATCCCAGGCATACAAATCGGTCATCCCGCTGATATAATCCTGGATCAGACGGCAACGATAATAATATTCCAGCGTGGCGTATTCCGGTGAATCTGATGCTAATTTACCCACCACCTCAACATAGGCCAGACGGTGACGCGTAGAGAGCTTCTGGAATAGTCTGGACTCAATAGGAAATCGTTTCCAGTCGTTCGTTATCCACCAGCTCAGAAAAATCTAATAGCGGACATTTTTAATAGCGGCTGATAAATCTCCAGCAACCCGCTGATCACCCGATATCCTTGTAATTCCAGCTGTTCGACATCCGGGTGGCTAAACACGTGCTTTACCGCGACATTTTTATATAATTCAAGCAACTGACTGAAGCTACTGGCATCTTCCAGCAATGCGTGATTGAAATTCCCGTCAAAGATTTGCGGCAAATTATCAATAAAGCGTTGGGCAGCATACGGCACCAGTTTATTAAGTGTATTCACGCGTAAATACATAAAAAACTGGTCTTCCGTGCTGCGACTTAATGAATTCGAGCGCGATTTCTCCCAGGCATTCTCAACCACCTGTGTGAACAGTGAGCCTTTTTCATGATGGCCCCAGGCCTCATAAAGATGATGATAAAGCTGCTCCACGCTGAAGATTCTTTTCTCAACAGCATCCTCAAGATCGGCCACGCAATATGAAATGTCGTCAGCTGCCTCCATAATCCACGCCAATGGGTATCGGCTGTAAGGTGCCATTTCAAGCTCTTTAACGGTAACCTCTCAATATAGGGTTCTTCAGAAAGATAGTAGCCCGGTTTTTTCATTAAATAGGTATGCGAAGACGGTGTTTCCCCCCGCCACCAGGCGGGTCGCGTATATTTTAAAATACCGCCCACCTGCGCCCAGGTCAGATTCATTCGCATCAATGTATGAACCAGACGTGATCCCCTGTGCATTACCTTTCAAACTGACATAAGTCCTGGCGCACTTTACGACGAAGATGATTCACTGACTCTTCGCCCTCACGTAATCGCAGCGCCGCAACTAACACAACGATCGTCACTGAGTGGCTGGCTTTCCGCATCTGCCGGGAACAAGCGCTGGCGAAACCAGTCGTTAATCGCCGCCTCGCATAAATGCCCAAACGGCGGATTGCCAATATCATGCATCAGGCAAGACATCTCCACGATGCTCTCAAAAGGGCCGTGTCAACTCATCAGAGCCGTACTTCTCTAAGAGTTTCAGCTCTTTGAGGCGACTCAGTATCTCTTTAGCGATATAACGCCCAACCTGTTGCACTTCCATAGAGTGCGTCAGTCGCGTCCGCACACGCCGCATTGCGGCTCAAGGGGGAACACCTGGGTTTTCTGTTGCAGACGGCGAATGGGCGGAGAATTGATGATCCGACACGATCGCTCTCAAAGATCCGTAGAATTTCATGCTCAGACTTCGTGCCCTGCGGTGAGCGATAACGACGGTGCCAGTTAATTTATTTCGGAAATCGTGATCTGTGCCATGTTCTCTCCCGCCTGAGCAATGCGCTTCACCTTAACGGCATGATAGACTATGCCCTCAAATCTGGCTTATCGCGAGTAAATCTATGAAAATCCGGCATCATTGGTGCAATGGAAGAAGAAGTTACGCTACTGCGTGACAAAATCGAAAACCGTCAGACAATTACCCTTGCGGGTTGTGAAATTTACACCGGCCAACTGAACGGAACCCGAGGTTGCGCGGCCTGTCGCTTGGGAGCGCAACCCTGCTTCTCGAGCGCTGCAAGCCGGATGTCATTGTTAACACCGGCTCTGCGGGCGGCCTGGCGCCGACGCTGAAAGTCGGTGACATCGTGGTTTCTGACGAAGCGCGTTATCACGACGCCGACGTCACCGCGTTTGGTTATGAATTTGGTCAGCTTCCGGGTTGCCCGGCAGGTTTTAAAGCGGATGACAAGCTGATCACGGCTGCCGAATCCTGCATCGCAGAACTGAACCTGAATGCGGTTCGCGGGTTGATCGTCAGTGGTGACGCCTTCATTAATGGCTCAGTCGGTCTGGCGAGGATCCGCCAAAACTTCCCGAACGCGATTGCCGTGGAGATGGAAGCGACCGCTATCGCGCACGTTTGCCATAACTTTAACGTGCCTTTTGTGGTGGTTCGCGCCATTTCTGACGTCGCCGATCAGCAGTCTCACCTCAGCTTTGACGAGTTCCTGGTGGTTGCCGCCAAACAGTCCAGCCTGATGGTGGAAACGCTGGTCCAGAAACTGGCACATGGCTAAATCATTCCCCAGGGCGCTGGCCGCCCTGCTTTTCGCTCTTCCGGTGTGGCTGTCTGCCGCACCGCGTGTCGTTTCTCTGTCCCCCGCCAACACCGAGCTCGCCTTTGCCGCAGGCATTACCCCCGTTGGCGTCAGCAGCTACTCCGACTATCCCCCGGAAGCGAAAGACATCGATGAGGTTTCCACCTGGCAAGGGATGAATCTGGAACGGATTGTGGCGCTAAAGCCCGATCTGGTTATCGCCTGGCGTGGCGGGAATTCAGAGCGGCAGGTCAATCAACTGACCTCTCTGGGCATCGACGTCATCTGGATAGACGCGGAGACCATCGAGCAGGTCGCTGGCGCGTTGCAACAGTTGGCTGCCTGGAGCCCCGATCCCGAGAAAGCCAATCGTGCGGCGCAAACCTTGTTGGATGAGTATGCTCAGCTAAAATCTCAGTATGCAGAGAAACCGAAAAAACGGGTGTTTCTCCAGTTTGGCATCAATCCGCCCTTTACCAGCGGAAAAAACTCGATTCAGAACCAGGTTATTGAGCTTTGTGGCGGAGAAAATGTCTTTGCCGATAGTCGGGTTCCCTGGCCGCAGGTGAGTCGCGAACAGGTGCTGGCAAGGGCTCCCCAGGCGATCGTCGTCGCAGGAGATTCGGGCGAAATTCTCAAAATCAAACAATACTGGGGAAATCAGCTAAAAATTCCGGTTATTCCACTCACCAGTGACTGGTTTGAACGCGCAAGCCCGCGTATTATCCTCGCCGCAAAACAACTCTGTAATGCGCTTTCACAAGTGAAATAGAGCCAGGCCCCGCCAGGCTCTCAGTGGGGATTCGACAATGCTCGTCTATTGGCTCGATATTGTAGGCACAGCGGTATTTGCTATCTCTGGCGTATTACTGGCCGGAAAACTGCGCATGGACCCTTTTGGCGTTCTGGTTCTCGGCGTTGTCACGGCCGTTGGCGGGGGAACCATTCGCGATATGGCGCTGGATAACGGGCCGGTATTTTGGGTAAAAGATCCGACCGACCTGGTGGTGGCGATGATCACCAGCATGCTCACCATTGTGCTGGTGCGTCAGCCCAGACGACTGCCTAAATGGATGCTCCCGGTGTTGGATGCCGTTGGCCTTGCGGTGTTTGTGGGTATCGGCGTGAACAAAGCCTTTATTGCCGGAAGCGGTCCACTGGTTGCCATTTGCATGGGCGTGATTACCGGCGTCGGCGGCGGGATTATTCGTGATGTGTTAGCCCGCGAAGTCCCCATGATTTTACGTACCGAAATTTATGCAACGGCCTGCATCATCGGCGGTATTGTGCATGCTACTGCGTATTATACGTTTGATATTCCACTGGAGACGTCCAGTATGATGGGGATGGTCGTGACATTGCTCATTCGGCTTGCCGCCATTCGCTGGCACCTGAAGTTGCCGACCTTTGCACTGGATGATCGCACCAGATAGCAAAAAGCCGTGTCTATGACACGGCTTTTTCATGTTCAGTACAATCAGATACTGAAGGACGAGCCACACCCGCAGGTGCTTTTTGCGTTCGGGTTGGTCACGACGAAACGAGAACCTTCCAGACCTTCGGTGTAGTCAACGGATCCGCCCACCAGATACTGCAGGCTCATCGGATCGACAACCAGACCGACGCCCTGTTTCTCAATGGTCATATCGCCATCGTTCACCTGATCATCAAAGGTGAAACCGTACTGGAAACCGCTGCAACCACCACCGGTGATATACACACGTAATTTCAGATTCGGGTTATCTTCATCAGCGATCAGGCTTTTTACTTTATTGGCTGCTGCTTCAGTAAATTGCAGTGGCAGCGCTACGTCATCACTCATTTTTTGCTCCAAACGACATTGGCAATTGGGCAAATTCTAACCCAATACTCTTGTCATTATCTAATACCCTGGTATTTCGTTCAAGTATTCTCGCCAGCGGTAACGCCCTGGCTTTTTGCCGCCTGCTCTGCGTCCTGCTTTGCCAGCGTGCGGGCAAGGATTGTAGAGTATAGCGGCTTTCCGCCCATAAATTGCGCTAACAGTGTTGCGCCAAGACAGGTAATAATCATTGGCAAAATGAGCTGATAGTTATCGGTCATTTCCAGCACCAGCACAATCCCCGTCAACGGCGCACGCACAGATGCCGCCAGCAGAGCTCCCATTCCGGCAATCGCAAACGTCCCCGCCTCAAGATGATATTGCGGGAAAAATACCGCCGCCGCCATGCCAAACGCGGTGCCCAGTAACGTCCCCAACGCCAGCATCGGCGCAAAAATACCGCCAGGCGCGCCAGATGAAAAACAGAGCAGCGTGGTAATGACCCGGGCGATAAAAATAAACAGCAGGAGTCCAACGCTGAAATTACCGGCTGCGGCAATGGGGATCAGGTTAAATCCTCCGCCGGCCGCCTCCGGTTTAATCAGCCCGAGAATACCGCACAGCCCGCCGATAGCGCCGCCCATCAATACCCATTTTTTGATATCGCCGCCATGAAAGCGTTGGAACATATCCTGGGTACGCAACACCAGGGTATTGAAGACCGGCCCCACGCAGCCAAAAACCATCCCGAGGATCAAATAGAGCCACAGGGTGTTAACCGGCGCATTCGACAGTTTCCCCACCTCAATGATCGGCGCTTCACCGTTGAAGATTCGAAACACGATGCTGGACATGATAACCCCAGTGAACACCGCCTTGATCGAAATAAGGTTGTAACGAAACTGCGGACGCATCTCTTCAATAATGAATAAAATGCCCGCCAACGGCGCGTTAAAAGCGGCAGACAGCCCCGCAGCCGCACCGGTTGCCAACAACGTGTGGCGCGCTTCGGCGCTGCGCATGCGAAACACATCCAGCACCATGCGACCAATATTACCGCCGATCTGCACCGTGGGCCCTTCGCGTCCGAGCACCATCCCTGCGCCGAGCGTCCCCATGCCTCCAACAAACTTAACGGGCAGTACGCGCCACCAGCGCACGGGACGCAGCTCTTCCAGAGCGCCTTCAATTTCTGGAATACCTGAACCACCGGCCTCCGGCGCAAATTTACGCACCAGAAAATAACCGACCATCGCCAGCAACGCAGAGAGAATAAAGGCCAGCGGCCAGACCAGCAACGCATGGTCTGCGACATGGGCTAATGACCCGAGACGCTGGTTCTGGACCCAGGTCACCGCTTTTTCGAACGCCACGCCAACCAACCCAGTGACTGTGCCGACAACGGCCGCCATCAACAAAATCGCCAGCGGCGTTTTATCGCGCTCAACGAGTCGG
This Citrobacter enshiensis DNA region includes the following protein-coding sequences:
- a CDS encoding TRIC cation channel family protein, which produces MLVYWLDIVGTAVFAISGVLLAGKLRMDPFGVLVLGVVTAVGGGTIRDMALDNGPVFWVKDPTDLVVAMITSMLTIVLVRQPRRLPKWMLPVLDAVGLAVFVGIGVNKAFIAGSGPLVAICMGVITGVGGGIIRDVLAREVPMILRTEIYATACIIGGIVHATAYYTFDIPLETSSMMGMVVTLLIRLAAIRWHLKLPTFALDDRTR
- the erpA gene encoding iron-sulfur cluster insertion protein ErpA, yielding MSDDVALPLQFTEAAANKVKSLIADEDNPNLKLRVYITGGGCSGFQYGFTFDDQVNDGDMTIEKQGVGLVVDPMSLQYLVGGSVDYTEGLEGSRFVVTNPNAKSTCGCGSSFSI
- the yadW gene encoding small protein YadW, whose protein sequence is MPARWQSRTQSRRQKARALPLARILERNTRVLDNDKSIGLEFAQLPMSFGAKNE
- the clcA gene encoding H(+)/Cl(-) exchange transporter ClcA; the encoded protein is MKTDTPSFEAQHVLRLRRRDLIRRLVERDKTPLAILLMAAVVGTVTGLVGVAFEKAVTWVQNQRLGSLAHVADHALLVWPLAFILSALLAMVGYFLVRKFAPEAGGSGIPEIEGALEELRPVRWWRVLPVKFVGGMGTLGAGMVLGREGPTVQIGGNIGRMVLDVFRMRSAEARHTLLATGAAAGLSAAFNAPLAGILFIIEEMRPQFRYNLISIKAVFTGVIMSSIVFRIFNGEAPIIEVGKLSNAPVNTLWLYLILGMVFGCVGPVFNTLVLRTQDMFQRFHGGDIKKWVLMGGAIGGLCGILGLIKPEAAGGGFNLIPIAAAGNFSVGLLLFIFIARVITTLLCFSSGAPGGIFAPMLALGTLLGTAFGMAAAVFFPQYHLEAGTFAIAGMGALLAASVRAPLTGIVLVLEMTDNYQLILPMIITCLGATLLAQFMGGKPLYSTILARTLAKQDAEQAAKSQGVTAGENT
- the btuF gene encoding vitamin B12 ABC transporter substrate-binding protein BtuF — protein: MAKSFPRALAALLFALPVWLSAAPRVVSLSPANTELAFAAGITPVGVSSYSDYPPEAKDIDEVSTWQGMNLERIVALKPDLVIAWRGGNSERQVNQLTSLGIDVIWIDAETIEQVAGALQQLAAWSPDPEKANRAAQTLLDEYAQLKSQYAEKPKKRVFLQFGINPPFTSGKNSIQNQVIELCGGENVFADSRVPWPQVSREQVLARAPQAIVVAGDSGEILKIKQYWGNQLKIPVIPLTSDWFERASPRIILAAKQLCNALSQVK